From the genome of Pelosinus fermentans DSM 17108:
TGTCCTTCATCTCCCGTTTTTGTATATACTTTCATCATACACTACTCCTCGAGTAAAGCTGTATTTAACTCGATCTTATCATTTTGACTTTACCCCTGCACAAGTTCTACACCACATTCTCGGGCGACATCCCTAGCCAGTGGTGTTAGAATGGTCCCTTTGGGAACCGTGATACTCTTCGTACCATTTTGGGCAGCAGTCTGTATTGCGGCTGCATCCAGCACTGCCTTTTTATGAGCTGGCTTACCTACTGCCGGCTCCGCTGTATGATTCACTGCCATCTGCTCTTTTTGGCATAATCGTTTTTGACTGACTTTTGCGATGCTGTCCACAGGAACGAGTTCCATACCAAAGTCTGCTAATTTCTGCAGATTTCCCTGCAAGGCTTTTATAAGACCTGGGGATGAGTTGCCCATAGTATATTGTGCCCGCCAGCTGTCCAAAGGATCGGCAGCATTACATGCTGCAACTACCGGTTTTCCCATCATTAATCCTTGCAGAATCAGCGTTGAAACCATGGTATCGGATAAGGTATGGGCTACCTTTGCTGCTGTATTTTGAGTAAGTACAGGAATGATCACAATATCGGCTTCCCGCAATATCTTTCCTGGATACGGCGAATGGGCAGTAACAATGTCAATGTGACTGCCCAGTGCCTCTGTTACTCTTTCAATTCCCAAGATTTGTTCAGCAGATGCAGATAAAACTGCTGTTACCGCAAAACAAAGGCCCTGTAATTTTTTAATTTCGGCTAAACCTTGTTCAAATCCAATGGTTCCACCAGTGAAAATAATTAAAGCCTTATGTTGAGATGGAAGGGATTGTCCCTGGGTAATAACAGGATTTTGTTGCAATTGACGCAGAATTTCCTTTGTAACAAGCTGCACCATTTCTTCATTATCCATGTTACACCTCCCGGCATCGAGCTAAGGTTACCACGTCACCACTTTTTAGACCAGTGGCGTTTGCCTCATCCGTATCAATATGAAATTCCAAGCAAAAATCAGGCTTTACACGCACTAGCACATTCTTTAATATTGTCGATCTAGTTCCACTAGTCTCGACCCATACACGCTCTCCATCTGAAACACCAAAATGCCGAGCATCATCTGTATGCATGTGAATATGTCTGGTTGCACAGATCAAACCTTCTGATAAAGTAACTGAACCCTGAGTACCAACAATCGTTATACTTGCTGATTGTTCAATATCACCTGAATCACGTAAAGGCGGCACAACACCAAGACTAAATCCGTCAGTTCGGGATATTTCAGCTTGTGTTGTTTTGCGCACAGGTCCTAAAACCCGTACACCTCGAATGACACCTTTTGGTCCCACCATAGTGACCGTTTCCGCTGCAGCAAATTCACCCACTTGTTTTAGATCTTTTTGCCGCGTTAAGGTATGACCAGCACCAAACAATATTTCAATATGCTCAGCAGAGAGGTGGATGTGACGGTTCGATACTCCCACAGGAATGTCCATACTTCTTGGCTCTTGTGAGGTAGTCTTCTCCAGAGCCTGCATGACTTGTTTTACAACTTCATCCAATATATTTTTTTCCACTATCACACCTCAATCCACCTATTTTTCTACTTTTATTCAAAAACTGCTAAATCACTCTACTGCTTCCCTCTTTCGCAAGTGGAAGTATTAGTACAGCATCAACTCTAATTTATACTTACAGTTTTAGAGTTGATACTGTCCCAGTGCAGTTACGATTACCTGGAATTAAAACGTTCTAATGAATCGTAATTCTTTATAAAGATTCGTCAATTTTAGGAAGAATTTTCTCAATATCGGTATGAGGACGTGGAATGACATGAACTGAAATCAGTTCACCCACTCGTTGAGCTGCTGCAGCTCCTGTATCAGTAGCTGCTTTTACTGCTCCTACATCACCACGTACTAAAACAGTCACCAAACCAGATCCAATTTTTTCATAACCCACTAATATTACATTAGCCGCCTTAACCATTGCATCTGCAGCTTCTATTGCACCTACTAAACCTTTTGTTTCTACCATTCCTAAAGCTTCTCCGCGCATATTATTCCGCCTCCTTATTATTTCTATCATAATGAATACAAGTTATCTTAGGGTCACCCTTGACTCTAGGGCAAGCAGGATCGCCGCAAATGTTACAATAACCGGATACCTTTTTCGGTTGTTCTGCAACTGGCAATTGTTCACTCGGCGCTATCTTTTTTTTTTCTGCTGCTTCGATTTCCTCTTGTACTTCTAACTGCAGTTCATCTACTGCAACAATTTCTTTATCCTTCTGAATTTCTTCAGATTTTTCTTTTTCAACGACCGAATTCTTTTTTTCTTTGAATCCCACTGTATCCTTGGTTGTTACAATGCCGGACAACGTTTCATGGGGTCTAGGTATAATATGAGTAGCAAATACCTTATTGACCTTACTGCCAGCTGCTTTACCAGCTTGAACAGCAGCTGAAACTGCACCAACGTTGCCAGTCAATTTAATAACTACCATTCCGCCACCTTTTGTCATCTCATAACCAATTAACTGTACATTGGCTGCTTTCAGTGCCGCATCAGCGGCTTCCAATGCTGCAGCTAACCCAACGATTTCAATGAGACCTAAAGCGTTTTGGACCATGCTTTCACCTCCCCATGGCCTTGTGCACTTTCTTGAAGAACCTTTTGGACGATACGGTAGACTATCTGGTATAAGTCATCCCGATTTGTTTCATAGTTTTCATTTTTTGACGGTCTGTCTTTAAAGGGAATTCCTTTTACTAAACGTGCAGCATTATAGCCAAAATGCCGCCACTGGGCAGGACTTCCGGCTTCTTGTAAGGAAAAGAGCGGTTTTTGGGCAGGCAGCTTGACATAATGAATGCATAGGTCTTCCGATCCAATTCCGACTCCCACTCCCAGTTTTGACTTAGAAGCCCCTTCATAAGATAGTGCTGCAGCATTTGTTTCATTACTTTGCACCACAGTATAAGGTATTCCTTCTTCTTCCATTCCCGCTTGTACTTCGCGTAACTTCTCTTCACCGCCTGGGTGAGGAGCTAAATAGATGAGAATACAAGGTTTATTTTGATCTGGCAGCATAGCATCACGCCTCTCTGTCAAGATATGACAGTACCAGTCCAGTAGCTACTGCATTGCGTGAACCTTCGGAACCTCTAATATTTCCTCGTCCGCATACAATGCTATATTCAGCCAATGCATCGGTCACCATATCTCCTACTTCAAAATCCATGGCAGATCCTCCAACTAGTACAACAAACTCAATGTGGCGAATATTGCCTGTAGGTGCCACGCGGCTTAAAGACCGAATTGCATTTGTTACGAAAACACGTTTTTTAGCCTCCCGCCTTACGTGACGAATCTTATCCAAAGGATGAGAGCTGGGGATTGGGACCATTTCGCCATCTTTTAGAATTACCACGCGAGAAAAAACCTGTGGCGGAAGGTGCTGTTCATAAAAACGAACGGTTCCATCTTCCAGCCTGATATGATATAAACTTTCGACTTTAGCCAATGGATATTTTTTAATATCCTCTGCCAGATCGAAATCATTTAATCCCAGCTCAGAATTGATCAGCATAGTAACCATATCACCGGCACCAGCCAAATGGATGGACAATACACGTTCGTCCCTCGTAATAATTGCCGCATCTGTTGATCCGCCGCCCATATCAAGGATTGCCAAAGGCTTATCCGTACCGGGAGTTGTTAACGCTCCGCGAATCGCCATATTTGCCTCAACCCCTGCAATGACCACGTCTACACCCAAATTACTTCTCAATTGATTTGCAATTTGTTCCATAGGAAGGCGGCTTGTTTTTACCATAGCCGCTAAAGCCACAGCATTTTCCAGAGCAAATTCTCCTGCTAAACCGCCTTGTACTTTTTGCGGCACAAAGGTATCAACAGCCAGAATATCTTGTATTTTCATATCGCCAAGGTGCTGCTTGGTAAGCTCACTCATAACCTGGCGAACCCTTTCTAACATTCCACTTACATGAGTGCCGGCTTCGCCTTGCACATCAAGAACCGGCTGTACTCTTTCCACCGTTTCCATAATTTTTCCAGCCCCAGATTCAACATCAATATCAGCTTTACCCTTTGACCCAAAGATGGTAATAAATCCTGCAGGGATGGTTCGTGCTTTTACATCACCTTGGGGGGTGCGCACAACAACCGCTGAACGATTGCCAATTAAGGCACGAGCAATGGGTACCACCATCTTTGTATCGCCAGCTGATAATTCAAATACTGTGGCGATTCCGTAGGGGTTTGATAAGGTTCTAATGGTTTGTCCCGGCTCTGCCACTTCTACGGCGGCCAGCATCCCAATAGGAACCTTTTCAATCATTGTTACTTCATCCACTACGGGTATTATTTTCTGCAAACGATTTGCAATAAGTACTG
Proteins encoded in this window:
- a CDS encoding diol dehydratase reactivase subunit alpha; this encodes MAIIAGVDIGNSTTEVCLAAMESAKVTKFYTSSIVKTTGIKGTLENIPGIVIALEEALKKSGMTMADLSEIRLNEATPVIGDLAMETITETIITESTMIGHNPSTPGGVGLGVGQTVSFSQLESLASGEKVICVIPENIDFEDAARILNQALARGIDLQGVIVRQDDAVLIANRLQKIIPVVDEVTMIEKVPIGMLAAVEVAEPGQTIRTLSNPYGIATVFELSAGDTKMVVPIARALIGNRSAVVVRTPQGDVKARTIPAGFITIFGSKGKADIDVESGAGKIMETVERVQPVLDVQGEAGTHVSGMLERVRQVMSELTKQHLGDMKIQDILAVDTFVPQKVQGGLAGEFALENAVALAAMVKTSRLPMEQIANQLRSNLGVDVVIAGVEANMAIRGALTTPGTDKPLAILDMGGGSTDAAIITRDERVLSIHLAGAGDMVTMLINSELGLNDFDLAEDIKKYPLAKVESLYHIRLEDGTVRFYEQHLPPQVFSRVVILKDGEMVPIPSSHPLDKIRHVRREAKKRVFVTNAIRSLSRVAPTGNIRHIEFVVLVGGSAMDFEVGDMVTDALAEYSIVCGRGNIRGSEGSRNAVATGLVLSYLDREA
- a CDS encoding flavoprotein, with translation MDNEEMVQLVTKEILRQLQQNPVITQGQSLPSQHKALIIFTGGTIGFEQGLAEIKKLQGLCFAVTAVLSASAEQILGIERVTEALGSHIDIVTAHSPYPGKILREADIVIIPVLTQNTAAKVAHTLSDTMVSTLILQGLMMGKPVVAACNAADPLDSWRAQYTMGNSSPGLIKALQGNLQKLADFGMELVPVDSIAKVSQKRLCQKEQMAVNHTAEPAVGKPAHKKAVLDAAAIQTAAQNGTKSITVPKGTILTPLARDVARECGVELVQG
- the pduL gene encoding phosphate propanoyltransferase; its protein translation is MIVEKNILDEVVKQVMQALEKTTSQEPRSMDIPVGVSNRHIHLSAEHIEILFGAGHTLTRQKDLKQVGEFAAAETVTMVGPKGVIRGVRVLGPVRKTTQAEISRTDGFSLGVVPPLRDSGDIEQSASITIVGTQGSVTLSEGLICATRHIHMHTDDARHFGVSDGERVWVETSGTRSTILKNVLVRVKPDFCLEFHIDTDEANATGLKSGDVVTLARCREV
- a CDS encoding BMC domain-containing protein; the encoded protein is MVQNALGLIEIVGLAAALEAADAALKAANVQLIGYEMTKGGGMVVIKLTGNVGAVSAAVQAGKAAGSKVNKVFATHIIPRPHETLSGIVTTKDTVGFKEKKNSVVEKEKSEEIQKDKEIVAVDELQLEVQEEIEAAEKKKIAPSEQLPVAEQPKKVSGYCNICGDPACPRVKGDPKITCIHYDRNNKEAE
- the eutM gene encoding ethanolamine utilization microcompartment protein EutM; protein product: MRGEALGMVETKGLVGAIEAADAMVKAANVILVGYEKIGSGLVTVLVRGDVGAVKAATDTGAAAAQRVGELISVHVIPRPHTDIEKILPKIDESL
- a CDS encoding glycerol dehydratase reactivase beta/small subunit family protein — encoded protein: MTERRDAMLPDQNKPCILIYLAPHPGGEEKLREVQAGMEEEGIPYTVVQSNETNAAALSYEGASKSKLGVGVGIGSEDLCIHYVKLPAQKPLFSLQEAGSPAQWRHFGYNAARLVKGIPFKDRPSKNENYETNRDDLYQIVYRIVQKVLQESAQGHGEVKAWSKTL